Genomic DNA from Paucilactobacillus hokkaidonensis JCM 18461:
GCCTAATGCAGTGAATGTTAGAACATCGTTTTGACGAGTTGAAGCTGTATCAGTATCGGTTTGCACGTTTTCAGACGCTGCAGAAACTTGAGTTCTACGGAATCCAAAAAAGATACTGTTCTTGCGATCAATCGTCTCTGTCTCAATAAGGACAGCTACTTTAGGCTTAGCTCCAGAATACACGTAACCACCAGCGCCATCAGATTCATTACCAAGAATTTGATTTTTGATCGGAACAAATAAATTGTTAACCGTCATAGCAATCTGTGGAGCTGAAGGGTTTGTGTATGAATCTTGAACTAGGTTGTTACCAGCAACCTTTACTACTGAACCTTCTAGGTTAGTAATATTAGCTGTTTGTGTACCGAAGTATGTGTTGTCAATGGCTAGAATTCCAGTTTCTGAAAGTCCTTCTGCACCAGAAATAATTTTTTCGTTATCATCGATCAAAGCAAGTTTGACCATTTTTAAACCAACATGTGCCATGGTTTATTCCTCCTCTAATATGTGAAATTGGGTAAAATAAAACGTTGCAGTCATCTGGAAAGTATCCGGATCTACAATGTGTTCTTGTATTTGGGTTATGCTCCAATGATTAGCCTTAAAGAGTTTTAACATCTTTGTTTCTAAGTTTTCTGGATCATAATCCATGTTTATTGAATAGAATATTTGCACTTCAATTTCCCGATTAGTGGCATAAAAATCTTCATTGCCATCTAATTCGGTATCAGTGCTAACATCTCGAATCAACATCACCGTCTCATCTGTGTTATCTACTTCTTCTTTTGGAACGTTATGAATAAAAACCTTGTTAATCTGCTTAAATTTGGCTGATTCAACAAGGCTTCTTGCCTCTTTGACTGCAAGCATTAGCTATCCGCCTCCGCCTTTTTGACTTTAGCGACATAAATTGCAGCTTCAGCAGCGGTAACTTCACCAATAACAGCCTCATTTTTGCGTAAGTTTTCCACAAAATGGTCAGCTTTTATCTTTTTTGTACCGTCATTTAACCGCTGCATATTCATTGCGTGGTAACTGTTGTCCCAGCCAACTGATGCAACACCGATTTTTGTGCCGTCTACATCACCGCTTTGCATTGTGACGTGGTCAGCAGCATGTCCATAGACCTTATCTTTATGACTTGATCTATGTTTGGAGCTCGTCTCATTGGTTAGTTTCTCTTCGAATACCTTAGCTCCTGCAGCAGTGATGGCAGCTTTTTCTTCGGTTGGAATATTAACTAAAGATTCAACAGATTTATACCACTTGTTAATTTCATCGTCTAATTCCATCGTTATTTACCTCCACCACGCTTTATTTTGCTAAGTGTCACAAAATCATAGGCGATATACATTTCATCATCAGGTGAGACGTCCGTAATGTCATACGTAACACCGTTGACTACACATTGCTGCATATTTTCCAACTGATTATTGTGACGAACCGCAATCGTACTCGTGTCTTCAAGTTCTGTGCCAGCAGCTAAATATTTTTGAGTCATTGTGGTTTTAACACGTGCATAATGCAGAGTTAACTTTTTTTGAAACTTTGGAACATTAACGCCTGCACCATTTTCAACCGATCCAACAACACCAAAATCAGCCG
This window encodes:
- a CDS encoding phage tail protein; this translates as MAHVGLKMVKLALIDDNEKIISGAEGLSETGILAIDNTYFGTQTANITNLEGSVVKVAGNNLVQDSYTNPSAPQIAMTVNNLFVPIKNQILGNESDGAGGYVYSGAKPKVAVLIETETIDRKNSIFFGFRRTQVSAASENVQTDTDTASTRQNDVLTFTALGVSDWNNGEPYKNYYSGDTLFKEETMLADVFPAAASSSTTG
- a CDS encoding DUF806 family protein — encoded protein: MLAVKEARSLVESAKFKQINKVFIHNVPKEEVDNTDETVMLIRDVSTDTELDGNEDFYATNREIEVQIFYSINMDYDPENLETKMLKLFKANHWSITQIQEHIVDPDTFQMTATFYFTQFHILEEE
- a CDS encoding phage head closure protein, coding for MALQLSSNSQLKSSYKPYQLNKTADFGVVGSVENGAGVNVPKFQKKLTLHYARVKTTMTQKYLAAGTELEDTSTIAVRHNNQLENMQQCVVNGVTYDITDVSPDDEMYIAYDFVTLSKIKRGGGK